The Dehalococcoidia bacterium region TATAACTCCCGAATTTCACAGTCGCTGTATTTCCGCAATGCGGGCAAATCACCTTGTTGTTATCCATATCTCACCTCAAACCAATAATAGGCCCTGGGACTGAAATCAACCAAATGCAAGCAGTAAGAAGCAATGCAAGCACTTGTAATCCACAGGCACTTTATAGTATAGTACAGCTACCATTCCCAAGGGATGAATAATGCGTATAACATGTCTTCAGGAAAATCTTAATCGGGCTCTAGGGATAGTCGGAAAAGCAATAGCTACCCGAACCACCTTGCCAATCACAAACCATATCCTTATCAGCGTAGACCAATCCCGCCTGAAACTGGCAGCCACCAACCTTGAGATTGCCATCAGTTGCTGGATCGGGGCACAGATAGAGGAAGAAGGATCTATCGCCATCCCGGCAGGACTTCTGATCGATTTTGTGAACTCCCTGCCGAGTGAAAAGATAGAGATGACTGTCGCTCCCGAAACCCTGACAATGGAGCTCAAGTGCGCCAAATTTGAAGCTCGCATCAGCGGACAGAAGGCTGATGAATTTCCCCCGATTCCAAGGGTGGGGGAAGGAATAACGGCAAGAGTAGCCCCTCATCCTTTGCGAACCGCTATAAACCAGGTCATCTTTGCAGCCGCAATGGACGACTCCAGACCAGTCCTTACCGGAAGCTATGCACACCTCCGCGGAGACAAACTGACGCTTGCTGCTGCTGATGGCTTCCGATTAGCGGTGCATACCCTGCCTTTGGCTGCGCCAATCGAGCAGGAAGTGGGCATCATCATCCCATCGCGTTCCCTGAGAGAACTGGATCGGCTTCTTCGAGATCAGGATGAGCCTGTTGAATTAACAATTAATCCGCAAAGAAGCCAGATACTTTTCCGCCTCAAGAGTGCGGAGATCGTCTCGCAACTCATACAGGGCACATTTCCTAATTACGGTCAACTCATTCCCCAAGGCTACACCACTCGAGCCATGGTGAATGTGGCAGAATTCCTCCGGGTTACCAAGAGCGCATCGGTCTTCGCCCGCGATGGGAGCGGCATTGTGCGGCTTACGCTAACACCCAGCAATGGACTTCCCACCGGAAGGATCGTGGTCACTGCTCGGGCGGAAGAGGTGGGCGACAATCTCGGAGAAATCGAAGCCGTCATTGAAGGAAAAGATTCCAAAATCGCATTTAACAGCAAGTATCTGATGGACGTATTCGGCGTACTCAACGATGAGCAGGTGGCCTTCGAGACCACCAATCCTTCAAGCCCGGGGGTTTTTCGTCCCATAGGCGATGATGACTGGGTTCAGGTGATTATGCCGATGTTTGTTCAATGGTAAGTGAAAGAGAGTCATAGTGAGCAAGAAAAATGAAATCATCCGCATTGCCAAAGAAGATGGGCGGACATCTTTGACCGAAGTCGAATCCAAAGAGATCATCGCAGAGGCAGGAATAAGAGTAGTCGAAACCAAACTGGCCAAGACAAAAAAAGAGGTCGTCTCCATCGCTAAAGAGATGGGTTTCCCGGTAGCGATGAAGATCGTCTCTCCCGATATCATTCACAAGAGCGATATCGGGGGTGTTAAGCTGGGCATAAAGAACACGACGGAAGCAACCAGAGCCTACAGCGAGATCATGGCCGCTGCAAACCAAAAAGAGCCAGAGGCAAGGATATATGGCGTATCGGTCCAGAAGATGTCCCGTCCGGGCGTAGAAGTGATCATGGGCATGTCCAAGGACGCGCAGTTTGGGCCGGTGCTCATGTTTGGACTCGGTGGCGTCTTCGTGGAAGTACTCAAGGACGTTTCTTTCCGAATTGTTCCTTTAGTGCCAAGGGATGCCACCCAAATGATTCAAGAGATAAAAGGATATCCGGTACTCAAGGGATATAGAGGGCAAGAGCCGGCCAACATCACCAGCCTGGAAGAGACGCTGCTGAAACTTTCAAGCTTCATCGAACAGACGCCCGAGATCAGAGAGCTCGATCTTAATCCGATGTTCGCGTACCCTGATGGAGTGATAGCGGTGGATGCCAGAATAATACTTGAGCCCCAGATCCAATAAAGAAAGGACGAATGGAATGGTTCGATTGAGACTTCAGCGAGTAGGCAGGAGACACCAGGGAAGCTACCGGATAGTGGCGACGGAGATCCGCGCGCCGCGGGATGGAGCGTTTGTCGAGATCATCGGGCATTATAACCCCCTGGTCGACCCGGCAACGATCACCATAGACGAAGAGAAGGCTTTGAAATGGCTTAGAGTAGGAGCCCAACCGTCAGCAACGGT contains the following coding sequences:
- the dnaN gene encoding DNA polymerase III subunit beta; protein product: MRITCLQENLNRALGIVGKAIATRTTLPITNHILISVDQSRLKLAATNLEIAISCWIGAQIEEEGSIAIPAGLLIDFVNSLPSEKIEMTVAPETLTMELKCAKFEARISGQKADEFPPIPRVGEGITARVAPHPLRTAINQVIFAAAMDDSRPVLTGSYAHLRGDKLTLAAADGFRLAVHTLPLAAPIEQEVGIIIPSRSLRELDRLLRDQDEPVELTINPQRSQILFRLKSAEIVSQLIQGTFPNYGQLIPQGYTTRAMVNVAEFLRVTKSASVFARDGSGIVRLTLTPSNGLPTGRIVVTARAEEVGDNLGEIEAVIEGKDSKIAFNSKYLMDVFGVLNDEQVAFETTNPSSPGVFRPIGDDDWVQVIMPMFVQW
- a CDS encoding acetate--CoA ligase family protein; translated protein: MSKKNEIIRIAKEDGRTSLTEVESKEIIAEAGIRVVETKLAKTKKEVVSIAKEMGFPVAMKIVSPDIIHKSDIGGVKLGIKNTTEATRAYSEIMAAANQKEPEARIYGVSVQKMSRPGVEVIMGMSKDAQFGPVLMFGLGGVFVEVLKDVSFRIVPLVPRDATQMIQEIKGYPVLKGYRGQEPANITSLEETLLKLSSFIEQTPEIRELDLNPMFAYPDGVIAVDARIILEPQIQ
- the rpsP gene encoding 30S ribosomal protein S16, yielding MVRLRLQRVGRRHQGSYRIVATEIRAPRDGAFVEIIGHYNPLVDPATITIDEEKALKWLRVGAQPSATVKSLLQKQGILEKLNSEKKK